The nucleotide sequence ACCGTCGACGGCATGCCGGTGGTCTGGATCGCCCGGTTGATCGGCATTCCGATCAAGAGCCGGACGGCCGGCGCCGACATCTTCGATGCGCTGAAGTCGGATGAGGGCTCGGCAAGCGCGCTGAAGCTGTTTCTGTTCGGAGGCCCGCAAGGGGCCGCTGAGCTGGCGGCGCGGCGGCTGAACAGTCAGCCCAGCGGCCTGCGATGCGTCGGCTGGTCGAACCCCGGTTATTGCTCGGCCGAGGAAATGAGCCGGGATCACATTATTGATGAGATCAATGCCAGCGGCGCGGATTTTCTGGTGGCGTCCCTGAGCAGTCAGAAGGGGCAGTCCTGGCTCCAGCGCAATCATGAGCGGCTCGAGATTCCGGTCCGCGCCCATCTCGGGGCCGCGCTGAACTTCCAGGCCGGCACGGTGGCGCGGGCGCCGGAGATCCTGCGCCGGCTCGGCCTGGAGTGGCTGTGGCGCATCAAGGAGGAGCCGTATCTCTGGCGACGCTATTGGAATGACGGGACGGCGATGCTGCGCCTCGTGTTCACCCACGTGCTGCCCTTCGTGTTCTGGACCTGGTGGATGCGGCGGACGCATGAGCGGGGAGAGGCGCTGACCATTACCCAGGACTACGGTGCGCGGGCGGTCACGCTGAGCCTGTCGGGCCCCGCGGATGCGCGTCATGTCGACCGTGCCATTCCGGTGTTCCGGGCCGCGGCCGCTTTGCGCAAGCCAGTGACGGTCGATTTTTCCAATGTCTGCGCCATCGATGCGCGCTTTCTCGGACTGCTGCTCATGCTGAGGAAGCAGCTCGATGCGAACGGGTGCGATGCGGCTTTCGTCGGCGTCTCGCCGCTGCTGGCGAGGATCTTCCATTTCGGCGGTCTGGATCTCCATGACCGTCCTTGAAACATCCCGGCAGTTCGCGCGTGGCTTTACGCCGTCGTACCGCGACGGCCGTACCGGAGACGAACGGTGAGCGCGGCGGGACAGACTCGCCGCGAGGTGCTGATCGATTTCTATCGAAGCTGCTCGATGCTGTTCGTGTTCTATCACCACACCGCAAACGTGTTTCCCGACTCCGTCGATCTGTTCACGAAGTTCAATCCCTTTGCCGAACTGTTCGTCGTGATTTCCGGCTTCATGGTCGGCTACGTCTACCTGCACAAGGAACACTACGGAGAGCTCGTCAGCCGCGGGCTGAAAGTTCTCGCCGCGTATTTCGTCATCTCGGTTCCGGTTGCCATCGGCATGGCCGTTCTCGGCAAGAAGCGCGAGCCGGTCGGGCAGGCGATCTTCGACGTGATCACGTTCCAGTCCGAGCCGACCGGCATCACCATTCTCAAATTCTACGGGCTGATGTTCCTGCTGCTGCCGCTGATCCTGCCGCTGTTCAAGCGCAACAGGGTGCTCGTGCTTGCAGTGTCGGCGGCGATCTTCGTGGCCTGTACCTGGTTCGCGAATACCGAGGCCGGAGGGCTCGAGAATCCGGCGGCGATCCTGTTGCTGTTCTCGCTGCAGATGCAGCTGTTCCTGATGATCGGCACCTCTCTCGGAGACCTCCACCGCCGCGGCCGCCTGATCGGCCGGCCGTTCTACATCGCGATGGGAGCCATCTTCCTGTTCGGGGTGTTGCTCGACGGGTGGCTGGGCTTTCCGAGCAACGGCGAGAAATATCCTTATCGGTTCGACAAGCTTATCAACCTGCTGTGGAGCCTGCCGCTGCTGCTGGCGCTGCTGTGGGCCGTGTTCGCGAGCGCCGGGCGATCGCCGGCCGTGGCGCTGGTGCTCAATGTCGGCCAGAACTCCCTGATTGCGTTCCTTGGCTCGGAGGTCGTTCGCCAATCGGTCAAGCTGGCCCTCCTGATTGGGGGCATTCACCCCCAGGTCCTTGGCCAGACCCTGGTGGGCCTCGTCGACGTCATCGTGGTCACGGCCGTGCTCTGGCTCTACAGCACGCATTGGCAGCATCGGCCTCCGTTGCTGCAACCGCAGGGTGGCCGGTAGCGGTTTTCCGCGGTGCGGTGTTGCTCCCATGCGCTTGTTCGAATCTCCTGCAGCGGCTTAGTTCATCGCTAACCAATCGTCGCTAGCCTCTCGCCACGCCGAGGAGGCCTGAACATTGATGTGGGTGATCGCGCTTCATTTTGCAGCGGGAGCAGTGGCCGGAGCGATCTTCAAGGTTCGCACGCTGCTGGCGCTCGTCGCGATCAGCTTTGCGGAGTGCATTGCCGTTGCGGTCCTGGGCGGCCTCTCCGCGGCACTGCCCTGGGTCGGCGGCCTCGTCGCCCTCCAGGTCGGCTATCTCCTGGGCATCTATCTCCGCAGCGTGCTGGAGCGCGCCGGCATCGCGCATCCCGCCATCCGCCCCGAGCATCAGCGCTGAGCCTCGCGGCGGACGCCGCGCGCGCGCCTCACCCGGGATCTACTCCGCCATGACGCTGCCGTAGCGGGCGTAGTATTTGTGGTTGTAGTAATCGCCGAAATGATTGGCGTAACGCTTCAGCGCCTTCATGTCGGTCTTGTTGAGCACCACGCCGAGCAGCGCATCATAGACGTTCGGCGCCGTATTCAGGGCATGCTCGACCACGTCAGCCGGCGTCCGTCCCCATTCCACCACGAGCACGAAGCTGTCGAGCAGCCCGGAGATGGCGCGGGCATCGACCACGGGCGCAAGCGGCGGCAGATCGACGATGACGTAGTCGTAGGCGTCCCGCAGCTGCTCGAACAGCCTGCGCATCTGCTCGTTGGCGAGAATGTCGCTGCTGCCGCTCGCTGCACCCTTGGCCGGGAGGAACTGCAACCGCGTCACCGGATCGGTCCACAGCGCGTCCTCGAGCGGACGCGCGCCGGTCACGACGTCGACGATGCCGGTGCAGGCATGGGGAGCCAGCATGGCGGACAACGAGGGATTCCTGAGGTCGCAATCGACAACGATGACCCGCTTGCCCGAGCTGGCGAACGATTGGGCGAGCGAGGCGGCAATCACGGACTTGCCCTCGTCGGGCAGCGCCGAAGTCAGGCCGAACACCTTGCGCGAGCTGCGGCTCGGATCCTGCTCGATCGCGACCTTCAGCGAGCGGATCGATTCCGCGAAGCGTGAGGATGGCATGGCAGAGGCCGCCCAGCAGGTCCCCGGACCGCGCGCCACGAGGCGCTGGCCTTCGTCCGCCGGCGTCGTATCCGGGAGCTTGAGGGCCGCTTCTCTGGTGACCCTGTCGACGTCAGCAAGATTGAGCAGAGGCACGACCGAAAGACAGGGCAGGCGCAGCCGATCTTCGACCTGATTGGTCGTGCGGAAGCTGCGATCCTTGAATTCCCGCAGCAATCCCAGGCCGCCGCCGAGGGCGAGGCCGCCGAACAGACCGATGCCGAGCAGCACGATCGACTTCGGCTTGCTCTTCTTCTTGGGCGGGGTCGCTGCGGAGATGACCCGCGCCTTCGCAATCGGAAACGAGCCCTGCTGGACCGAGCCCATGTACCGCTGCAGGAAGGTGTCGTAGAGCGCGCGATATCCCTTGGCGCTGGTCTCGAGCTCCCGGATGCTGACCTCGGCGGCCGTGGTGTCGCGCGAGCGGGCGACAGCCTGGGCGAGCTGCTTCTCGACCTCCTGCTGCTGCTGCTTGGCCTCCTCGTAGTCGTGCTTGGCGACGTCGGCGAGGCGTCGGACCTCGTCCAGAATGGCCTGGCGAATGCTCTTCATCGCGGCGCGGATGTTCACCACGGCCTGATGATCCTTGCCGTACTTGGCGGAATATTCGTATTCCCGCTTGGCATTGTCGAGATATTGCTGGCGCAACCCGTTGATGATCGGCGTACTGTTCGAATTGCTGAGCGATAGTCCGTCGGGCGGATTGAGGTTGCCGCTCAGCTCCGCCGGAGACAGATCCGAGACGGAGGCAAAGCTGTCGATCGGCGTATCGGAGTTGCTCGCCGCGAGCATGTCGTCGAACCGGTTGAGCCGGGTCATCAGCGAGGCCGTGCGCGTCCGGGTGGCCACAAGCCTGTTGGTCAGTTCGGCGACCTGCTGCTGGTCCATGAACTTGCCGTCCGCCGAGACGATGTCGTGCCGACTCTTCAGCTCGTTGACGGCGCGCTCCGCGGCCGTCGCGTCATTGCCGAGATCCTGCAGGCGCTCGTGCAGCCAGGCCGTGACGGTCCGGTGCTCGTTCGCTTCCGCCTTCACCTGCTGGTCGAAATACTCCTTGACGATTGCGTTGGCGATCATCGCGGCGCGCTGCGGATCGCTGGCGCTGTAGTCGACCTCGACGACGGTGCTGGTGCCGATCCTGAATGCGTTCATCCGACGCTGGAATTCGTCGAGCAGATCGTCCATCGAAGGCGTGGTGGGCTCCGGCGCCGCGCCGGACAGCCGGCGAATGGCGTTCACGACGCCATGCAGGGGGCTCGCCTTGCCGCTGTAATCGGGATCATCGGCGAGGTTCAGCTTGCTGATGACGGCGGTTGCGATCGACTTGGATTTCAGGATCTCGATCTGGGATTCCATGTCGAGCGGCGGCTCGTCCTGCACCGGCTGGGGCTGCAGGACCGGCGGCTTGGCGCTGCCGAGCATGATCTTCACATCCGCCGAAAAGGTCGGGGGGATGATCTTCAGGACGGCGAAGCTGGCTACGAGCGACGCGGCAGCGGTGATCGCGATCACCAGATAGCGCCGGCGCAGGAAGCCTAGCGCCAGGTCAAACGGGCCGGGACCGGCGCGCTCCCAGCCCTGGTCCTGCTGGGATGTGAAGGCCACCGTGCTAGCGTTCGGGTTGTGCAGCATGTTCGTGAAGCTTCATCAGTTGCGCTTCGGAGGTCGGAGCCGTCCGGGGGCCTGCCAAAACAAGGATTTGATTGTCTGAGACTTTAAATGATCGGTCGGGTGCGTTATTTAATTTATATTAAATCCAATTTTGCCCAGCAAGTGGCGTTTTAAAATTAAATAACGTGTGTGACGGGAGCGTGAGGGGCGGGCTGATGCAGGGACCGGCCCCACTGGCGGGCGTTCATCGCTGCGTACGGACCATGTGGCCGGGCAGGGAAAGATGATCGGTCTGATCTCATCATTGCTCCGCTCTTGCGCCGCCGACGTGAGACTGCGGCCTCGCGGCGCCGTTGCGCCCGAGTTGTCCAGGTCGTTCCGCCCTTTCAACGAGAGGGCGCGGGGAATGCCGGGCGCTGGCCGCACCCATGGCCCGCCTGCAGAAAGATAAGCAGGCGGCAGTCACCACAGGTTCAGCCGAGACATCCCGGCATTCCCCGCGCGATGGTTTTAGCGGCTTATACGTCATCTCCCCGGGGACCGGCTGTCTTGCCCCCGTCACCCGCGCAACGCGAAAGCGTTGTCGCGAACTTGGTCTCGGCGTCGGGAGACCAGGACCCTACGATTTCGCCGGCGCATCGACCTCGTTCGTCCGCATGACCTCGGTCACGCTGCGAGCCGACACGCCCACCGCATCCCACCCCGCGCGTCGTGACGATCGCGATGCGCCCCTCTTGGCGAGGCGGGACCGGGACATCCAAGCACGTTTTCGCGGAAAGCGAAATCGATTTATTTTTTGTGGGACGACTGGACAGAGGTCATCCGACTGAGACGACGGAAGAAATCAGTCTTCCGGCGCACGGCCTTGGCTTACCCGGCGGGGACAGGTGAGAGTCTGCGCGAGAGCATGAGTCGCCCGTCGGGCCTGTGTACAGGCCCGGCTATCGCCGCCCGCGGCTACTTTGCGTAGGCTCCCGTATAGCGGCCCGCACGAATGCTCGCCAGGATGTCGGCCTCGCGCTGCTCCTGCGCCCGCGCCATCTCCAACAGCAGCGCAGCGCGTTCCGGCGCGAAGGCAACGACGCCGTCCGCGTCGCCCACCACGACGTCGCCGGGCGCCACGACCATGCCGCCGATCGAGACCGGCTCGTTTATGGTGCCCGGCCCGTTCTTGTAGGGGCCGCGATGATGGGCGGCGCGAGCGAACACCGGAAACGATGACGCCATCAGCACAGCGGAGTCGCGGACGGCGCCGTCGAGCACGATTCCGGCCGCGCCGCGTTGCTCGGCGATCGCGGCGATGATCTCGCCAACGAGGGCGCGCGTCTCGTCGCCGCCGCCATTGATGACGAGCACCTCGCCGGGCTTGATCAGATCGAGCGCGCGATGGATGAACAGATTGTCGCCCGGCGCGGTGTCGATCGTGAGCGCGATTCCGGCCATGGGAGGTCCCTTGTAGAACGGCTTGAGGCCGATCGCGCCGGGCAGGCGCTGCAGATTGTCGCTGATCACGGCGGTCGGGATCTGCCTGAAGGCGGCAATCAGGCCGGGATCGACTGTCGCAACCGGCGGCCGTTCGGTGTCACTCATTGTCGCTCTCCTCGATGCTTGCCGTCGGATGGCTGCACAGGCACCGGTGTAAGGCTCGCGCAAAATTCAGAAAACAGATAAATGACGATGTCAGATCATCGCTTTTGAGAATGTCTCATGATCACGCTGAAGCAGCTCGAGGCTCTGCATTGGATCGCGGAGCTCGGTACGTTCGAGCGCGCCGCGGCGAAGCTCAACACGACGCAATCTGCAATCTCCAAGCGCGTCCAGGAGCTCGAAGCGTCGGCGCGCGTTCCGCTGTTCGACCGCAGCCAGCGCGGTGCGCGGCTGACAGAACGGGGCGAGGAGATCCTCGCTTTGGGCCGCCAGATGCTGACGCTGCAGGAGCAGATCCTCGCGCTGAGGGACGGGCGGCAGTCCCCAGCCCGCCGGCTACGCCTCGGGGCCACGGAGCTGTCGGCGCTGACCTGGTTGCCGCGCCTCGTCTCGGCCATCCGGGAGCAGCACCCGGCCGTGGTGATCGAGCCTGAGGTGGAGACCACCCGCACGCTCTACGATCGCCTGATGGACGGCAGTATCGACCTGATTGTGGTTCCCGAGGTGTTTTCCGACCCGGATGTGACCTCGGTCAGGCTCGCCGAAGTGCAGAACGTCTGGACCGCGCGCCCCGGTCTGGTGCGGTCGCGCCGCCCGCTCGGATTCGAGGAGCTCGGGGAGTATACCCTCCTGATGCAGGGACGGCGCTCCGGGCAGGGGCTCTACATCAATCGATGGCTCACAGCGAACGGTGTCGCCTTCAAGCGTGCGATCACGGTCGACAATCTCACCGCCCTCGTCGGTCTCGCCGTGGCCGGCCTCGGCATCAGCTACCTTCCGCAACGTTGCTTCCGGCCACTCTTTGCCGAGGGAAAATTGTCCGTCGTGCCGGTGAGGCCGGCGCTCCCCGCCGTGCCGTATTCGGCGATGTATCGCAACGACAGGCCGTCGGCGCTGACGGCCGTCGTGGCCGAACTGGCGCGCAGGACCTGCGACTTCAGCCGGCAGCTACAGGGCTAGAGGGCGGCGCGGACAGGCATCACTTTTTGGAATGGACGGGTAAGCGTTTTTATCCCTTTTCATCGCAGTCGGCCGCAGCGAGGCTGCGGCCCGCTGCACCATGCAGTAAATGACGACGAGGAGAGGCTTTGATGCGCCGATGGGGATGCGTACTGGCACTGGTTCTGGCGGCGAATGCCGCTGGCGCCGAGGAGTTGAGCGGCACGCTGCAGAAGATCAAGGAAACCGGCAAGATCGCGGTCGCCTTCCAGGAAGCGGCGGTGCCCTTCAGCTATCTCGACGGCAACCAGAAGCCGGTGGGCTACGCGCTCGACATCTGTGCGCGGATCGCCGACGCGGTGAAGCGGGAGCTCGGGCTGCCCAACCTCGTGGTCGAGACCGTTCCGGTCACCTCGTCCACCCGCATTCCGCTGATGACCAACGGCACCATTGACCTTCTGTGCGCCTCCACGACCAACAACGCGGAGCGCCAAAAGCTCGTCACCTTCACCAACACGCATTTTCTCAGCGCAACGCGCTTCGCCGCCAAGACGTCGAGCTCGCTGCGGCGGATCGACGATTTGAAGGGCAAAACGGCCGTTGCGATCGCCGGATCGACCAACATCGCGCAATTGAACAAGGTCAATGTCGAGCGCAAGCTCGGCATCACCATCGTTCCGGCCAAGGACCAGGCCGAGGCGTTCCTGATGCTCGAGACCGACCGGGCCCAGGCCTATGTGCTCGACGACGTCCAGCTTGCGGTTGCGATCGCGCGCTCCAAGGAGCCGGCCGCCTATGTCATCAGCGAAGATGCGTTCTCCAAGGCCGAGCCATTCGGCATCATGCTGCGCAAGGATGATGCCCCGTTCAAGGCCATCGCCGACCGCGTCACGGCCGAATTGTATCAGAGCCCGGAGATCGAAAAGCTCTACAAGACGTGGTTCGAATCGCCGGTGCCGCCGACCGGGACCAATTTCAACTACCCGATGCCGGCCGCGTTGCGGGCTGGGTTCAAGAAGCCCAGCAGCAGCCCCGATCCGGAGGCCTATGCAGCCGAATGAGGCGACGGATCGCGTCGGCTGATCCAGGCCGGCGGGGCAATTCTCGCCGGCGGTTCGCAAGTCTACTGTCGCGCGGCCGTCAGTTGTTGCCGGTAGCGCTCGGCGTCCCAGTTGAGCAGCATCTGCTCGTGTTGCGACGACAGATAGCGAATGTCGGCTGACAGCGGCAGGCGGCTGGTCACGAGCGCGAGGCAGCTCAGCATTGCCTCGGCCCCAGGGCTGGCGTCGCTTCGAATGATCGCGCCGAGACCCGGCGCCAGCGCCGCGACGGGCGCGGGGAGGTCGGTGGCTTCCGCGCGGGCAAGCATCGTGGCGAGTCCGCCGGCGCCTTCGATGGTCGGCAGGCCCGGACCGAGAAACACGACGTGGTCCGGATACAGCGAGCCGCCGGTCGCGATCGCGCGGCTGAACGGGTCGGTGGCGATGCCGTGGCACGCGACATCCTTCGGCAGGCGATAGTCGGTGCCGGCGCAGAGCCGGCGCAAGGCCGCGTCGTCCGCCGCGGGCGTCGCGCGCGCCGGCAAGATCAGCCGCGTCTCCACGTCGTGCACCAGCGCCTCGGCTTCCTCGCTGGTCTCGGCGCCGACCACGAGGCCGTGATTGCCGAGGATCAGGACATCGACGGTCTCTCGCGCCACGATCGCGCTGACGGCGCGCGCCAGCGGCAGGCCGGGATGGTAGTAGTCGAGATCGCGCCAGGCGAGCCCGTCGAGCCGCGCCGCGAAGTCGTCGCGCGCATCGCGCCGCGCGGCCCAGGCAATGGTGTTGACGGCATGAACGTGCAGCACGATCCGGTGCGGCATCAGCGCATGCAGCGAGGTCTCGATCGAGGCCCGCAGCGCGCCGGGGGCGGCGAGCGGGATGCGCTCGTCGTCGCGGGCCAGCGCTTCGCGCGCTGCCGTCAGCAGCACCGGCACGAAGATATCCTTGTCATTGGCGTCGGACAGCCAGGTCCCGGACGCCTTCACCCAGAGCACATCGTCGTCCTTGATCGAGGAGTTGCCTCCGGCGCCCTGCACCAGCAGCATGTTGCGGCCGACGCGCGCCGACATTCGGCGCAACGCACTGAGCTCATCGGGGTCGCGCATCGTCCGTCTCCTTCACCAGCTCAGCTGCTGCATCGTCCAATTCGGCATGCGGCTCGTGGACGCCGCGAGTTTTCGCGTGGCCGCGGCCAGATCAGGCGCTCCCGCCAGAGCTGTGCGATGCACGCCATCGGCGAGCAGCAGGCTTTGCAGGCCCATCGCGCGCGCGCCGGCGACGTCATGATCGAGCGAGTCGCCGATCATCAGCACGCGCCGTGGATCGGGATTTCCAAGCTGCTCCAGCGCCGCCTCGAAGATCGGAGCATGCGGCTTGCCGACGAAGGTGACCGCGCCGCCAAGCCATTCATAAGCGCGCGCCAGCGTGCCGGGGGCAGGGACGAGGCCGCTCGCACCGAACATCATCAAATCGGGATTGGCGCAGATCATCGGCAGGCTCCGCGCTGCCGCCTGTGCGAAGGGCTCCCGCCAGAGATCGGGTTCGGCCAGATCGTCATCGAGTCCGCCGAGCAGGATGAAATCGGCTTCCCTGACGTCGTCGACCGTCACGATGTCGAGGTCCTCGATCAAGGAGCGGTCGCCGCCGCGGCTGATCAGAAAGCAGGTGTCGCCGCAATCCGTAAACGGCGCGCGCGTCCGGTCGCGCAATCCGGCCCATGTGACCTCGCCCGAGGTGAGAATGCCGTCATAGGCGGCGCGGGAAATACCGAGGCGCGCCAGCCGCTCGGCATTCGACCGTGCCCGCTTTCCGGAGTTGGACAGCACCAGGATCGGCTTGTGCGCTCGCTTCAGTTTGGCGAGGCAGTCCAGCGCTGCGGGGAACACCGTGCGACCATCATGCAGGGTGCCCCATTGGTCGAGCAGCACGTGATCGAACCGGTCGGCGATGGCGGACAGGCCGCTGATCTCACATGCGGCGGCGGTCATCGCGGCGGCCCCTGCAAGGCGAGCAGCGCGGTGCCGTAGCTTGCTTCGGTCTGCGTGGCGACGCTGACGGGCACGCCGATGATCCGCTCGCGGATCCTGTTCCAGGCCGCGTTCTTCGCGCCGCCGCCGATGCTGATCACCCGCCGCAACGCCGGCGCGCCGAGCGCCTGCAGCCGCTGATAGGCGAGCGCCTCGACGCCGGTGATGCCTTCGAGCAGCGCCTGGAAGAAGCGGTGATCCTCAGTGGGGCGCGGCGTCGCGCGCGGCGCGAAAGTGGGATCGGCGATCGGAAAACGCTCGCCTGGCTTCGGCAATGGGTAGTAGTCGAGCCCGGTCGGCTCGTCGGGGCGCAGCAGTGGGGTCATGCGCTCCATGTCGTCGGACGAGAAATGCGCCAGCAGCGCGCCGCCGCCGGAGTTCGACGCGCCGCCGGTGAGCCATTTGTCGCCGAGCCGGTGCGAGTACACGCCCTGATCGGCGGCGAAGATCGGCTGTGTCGCGACCACCTTCAGCACCAGCGTGGTGCCGAGCGAGGTCACCGCATCGCCCGGCGTGTCGGCTCCGGTGGCGATGAACGCGGCGACGCCGTCGGTGGTGCCGGCGACGATGCGTGCGGAGGATGCGATGCCGAGCGCGCGCGCCATCGCGGGATCGATGTCGGCGAACGGGGTGCCGGGCACCAGGATGCTCGGCAGCACCTCGCGCGGCACGCCGAGCTGATCGAACCAATCCGGCCAGCGGCGCTGCACCGGATCGTAGCCGAGCTTGAGCGCGTTGTTCTCGTCACTGACGCCATAACGGCCGGCGAGCCGGCCTGCGATCCAGTCGGCCTGATGCGCGACGCGGACTGCGCCTGTGGTCCGCGCCAAGAGATGCATCAGCTTGGCAAGCGGGCTGCTGGTGCCATGCGCTCCGCTCTCGGGCGGCGCGACCGCGGCGATCCGCTTGGCCTCGTCAGTCGCGCGTGCATCGTTGTACATCAGACCGGGCGAGCAGGGGCGTCCATCGGCATCGATCAGCAGCAGCGTGCCCGACGTGCCGTCGACCGCGATGCGCGCGACGGCGCGCAGATCGACGGTTTCGCCGAGCTTGCCGAGTGCTGACGTGGTCGCCCGCCACCACAGCTCGGGATCCTGATCGATCGCTGCGCCATCCTGACGCGGCGGCGCCAGCGGCACAGCGGCCGCGCCCTGGATGGTGCCGCAATGATCGATCGCGCAGGCGCGCACGCCGCTCGTTCCGACGTCGATGCCGACAAACAACTCCGCCATGCGACCTCCTCTCGTTTCTTCTCTTTCGACGAGCCGCCTCTGCTCGCTCTTGTCGTTCCGCCCGGCGTTGCGCTGCAGCACGTTTGGGGGATTGACGGCCGGATCGGTGTCTGCAATTTTTTGCAAGGTGTGAAGAATTTTGCAAGCAGGCATTCCGGCGTGACGACAGCTTCCGACAGGGCGCCCATGATCGACGGCGAGGCCTCGCTCGCGACGCGCGCCGCGTGGCTGTATTTCGCGGCCGGGTTGACGCAGTC is from Bradyrhizobium sp. ORS 285 and encodes:
- a CDS encoding WecB/TagA/CpsF family glycosyltransferase, with protein sequence MMVLGCRLQAKRSSAEAPATGHPRAARRIEGERSMLSTQELQEAGRSAYRVDRAGAGLGWSETPMAESVVPDDLARDVYCVLGVPVDAIGMRGVLRRIRDAARRKTRFLISTPNLNFLVASQSDRSFRESLILSDLCTVDGMPVVWIARLIGIPIKSRTAGADIFDALKSDEGSASALKLFLFGGPQGAAELAARRLNSQPSGLRCVGWSNPGYCSAEEMSRDHIIDEINASGADFLVASLSSQKGQSWLQRNHERLEIPVRAHLGAALNFQAGTVARAPEILRRLGLEWLWRIKEEPYLWRRYWNDGTAMLRLVFTHVLPFVFWTWWMRRTHERGEALTITQDYGARAVTLSLSGPADARHVDRAIPVFRAAAALRKPVTVDFSNVCAIDARFLGLLLMLRKQLDANGCDAAFVGVSPLLARIFHFGGLDLHDRP
- the opgC gene encoding OpgC domain-containing protein; protein product: MSAAGQTRREVLIDFYRSCSMLFVFYHHTANVFPDSVDLFTKFNPFAELFVVISGFMVGYVYLHKEHYGELVSRGLKVLAAYFVISVPVAIGMAVLGKKREPVGQAIFDVITFQSEPTGITILKFYGLMFLLLPLILPLFKRNRVLVLAVSAAIFVACTWFANTEAGGLENPAAILLLFSLQMQLFLMIGTSLGDLHRRGRLIGRPFYIAMGAIFLFGVLLDGWLGFPSNGEKYPYRFDKLINLLWSLPLLLALLWAVFASAGRSPAVALVLNVGQNSLIAFLGSEVVRQSVKLALLIGGIHPQVLGQTLVGLVDVIVVTAVLWLYSTHWQHRPPLLQPQGGR
- a CDS encoding polysaccharide biosynthesis tyrosine autokinase yields the protein MLHNPNASTVAFTSQQDQGWERAGPGPFDLALGFLRRRYLVIAITAAASLVASFAVLKIIPPTFSADVKIMLGSAKPPVLQPQPVQDEPPLDMESQIEILKSKSIATAVISKLNLADDPDYSGKASPLHGVVNAIRRLSGAAPEPTTPSMDDLLDEFQRRMNAFRIGTSTVVEVDYSASDPQRAAMIANAIVKEYFDQQVKAEANEHRTVTAWLHERLQDLGNDATAAERAVNELKSRHDIVSADGKFMDQQQVAELTNRLVATRTRTASLMTRLNRFDDMLAASNSDTPIDSFASVSDLSPAELSGNLNPPDGLSLSNSNSTPIINGLRQQYLDNAKREYEYSAKYGKDHQAVVNIRAAMKSIRQAILDEVRRLADVAKHDYEEAKQQQQEVEKQLAQAVARSRDTTAAEVSIRELETSAKGYRALYDTFLQRYMGSVQQGSFPIAKARVISAATPPKKKSKPKSIVLLGIGLFGGLALGGGLGLLREFKDRSFRTTNQVEDRLRLPCLSVVPLLNLADVDRVTREAALKLPDTTPADEGQRLVARGPGTCWAASAMPSSRFAESIRSLKVAIEQDPSRSSRKVFGLTSALPDEGKSVIAASLAQSFASSGKRVIVVDCDLRNPSLSAMLAPHACTGIVDVVTGARPLEDALWTDPVTRLQFLPAKGAASGSSDILANEQMRRLFEQLRDAYDYVIVDLPPLAPVVDARAISGLLDSFVLVVEWGRTPADVVEHALNTAPNVYDALLGVVLNKTDMKALKRYANHFGDYYNHKYYARYGSVMAE
- a CDS encoding RraA family protein, producing the protein MSDTERPPVATVDPGLIAAFRQIPTAVISDNLQRLPGAIGLKPFYKGPPMAGIALTIDTAPGDNLFIHRALDLIKPGEVLVINGGGDETRALVGEIIAAIAEQRGAAGIVLDGAVRDSAVLMASSFPVFARAAHHRGPYKNGPGTINEPVSIGGMVVAPGDVVVGDADGVVAFAPERAALLLEMARAQEQREADILASIRAGRYTGAYAK
- a CDS encoding LysR family transcriptional regulator — its product is MITLKQLEALHWIAELGTFERAAAKLNTTQSAISKRVQELEASARVPLFDRSQRGARLTERGEEILALGRQMLTLQEQILALRDGRQSPARRLRLGATELSALTWLPRLVSAIREQHPAVVIEPEVETTRTLYDRLMDGSIDLIVVPEVFSDPDVTSVRLAEVQNVWTARPGLVRSRRPLGFEELGEYTLLMQGRRSGQGLYINRWLTANGVAFKRAITVDNLTALVGLAVAGLGISYLPQRCFRPLFAEGKLSVVPVRPALPAVPYSAMYRNDRPSALTAVVAELARRTCDFSRQLQG
- a CDS encoding amino acid ABC transporter substrate-binding protein; the protein is MRRWGCVLALVLAANAAGAEELSGTLQKIKETGKIAVAFQEAAVPFSYLDGNQKPVGYALDICARIADAVKRELGLPNLVVETVPVTSSTRIPLMTNGTIDLLCASTTNNAERQKLVTFTNTHFLSATRFAAKTSSSLRRIDDLKGKTAVAIAGSTNIAQLNKVNVERKLGITIVPAKDQAEAFLMLETDRAQAYVLDDVQLAVAIARSKEPAAYVISEDAFSKAEPFGIMLRKDDAPFKAIADRVTAELYQSPEIEKLYKTWFESPVPPTGTNFNYPMPAALRAGFKKPSSSPDPEAYAAE
- a CDS encoding class II aldolase/adducin family protein, encoding MRDPDELSALRRMSARVGRNMLLVQGAGGNSSIKDDDVLWVKASGTWLSDANDKDIFVPVLLTAAREALARDDERIPLAAPGALRASIETSLHALMPHRIVLHVHAVNTIAWAARRDARDDFAARLDGLAWRDLDYYHPGLPLARAVSAIVARETVDVLILGNHGLVVGAETSEEAEALVHDVETRLILPARATPAADDAALRRLCAGTDYRLPKDVACHGIATDPFSRAIATGGSLYPDHVVFLGPGLPTIEGAGGLATMLARAEATDLPAPVAALAPGLGAIIRSDASPGAEAMLSCLALVTSRLPLSADIRYLSSQHEQMLLNWDAERYRQQLTAARQ
- a CDS encoding TIGR01459 family HAD-type hydrolase, producing MTAAACEISGLSAIADRFDHVLLDQWGTLHDGRTVFPAALDCLAKLKRAHKPILVLSNSGKRARSNAERLARLGISRAAYDGILTSGEVTWAGLRDRTRAPFTDCGDTCFLISRGGDRSLIEDLDIVTVDDVREADFILLGGLDDDLAEPDLWREPFAQAAARSLPMICANPDLMMFGASGLVPAPGTLARAYEWLGGAVTFVGKPHAPIFEAALEQLGNPDPRRVLMIGDSLDHDVAGARAMGLQSLLLADGVHRTALAGAPDLAAATRKLAASTSRMPNWTMQQLSW
- a CDS encoding FGGY-family carbohydrate kinase, with protein sequence MAELFVGIDVGTSGVRACAIDHCGTIQGAAAVPLAPPRQDGAAIDQDPELWWRATTSALGKLGETVDLRAVARIAVDGTSGTLLLIDADGRPCSPGLMYNDARATDEAKRIAAVAPPESGAHGTSSPLAKLMHLLARTTGAVRVAHQADWIAGRLAGRYGVSDENNALKLGYDPVQRRWPDWFDQLGVPREVLPSILVPGTPFADIDPAMARALGIASSARIVAGTTDGVAAFIATGADTPGDAVTSLGTTLVLKVVATQPIFAADQGVYSHRLGDKWLTGGASNSGGGALLAHFSSDDMERMTPLLRPDEPTGLDYYPLPKPGERFPIADPTFAPRATPRPTEDHRFFQALLEGITGVEALAYQRLQALGAPALRRVISIGGGAKNAAWNRIRERIIGVPVSVATQTEASYGTALLALQGPPR